A single Cellulomonas sp. SLBN-39 DNA region contains:
- a CDS encoding Gfo/Idh/MocA family protein yields MYVGAVTGDHADVAELVAWCDTNPGRMDHYDREVGAALGLDGPAGLPQHGPDDLERMVDEERVDVVVVTTPDATHAALVARALDAGADVVVEKPLTTTVEGCRTIVEAVERTGRDLVMTFNYRYAPRNSTLREVIASGTIGTVTSVHFEWALDTVHGADYFRRWHREKRTSGGLLVHKSSHHFDLVNWWLHDVPARVYASGGLRFYGDTNAAARGMGPRPERGTGTVGDPWTLDLTRDPRLRSLYLDAEHHDGYRRDQDVFAPGITIEDNLSLVVDYRGGATLTYSLNAHSPWEGYRVTVNGTEGRAELEVVERGAVVLDADGHAVLDPSATPDAAAAAALAGSVRAEGDRLVVQRHWEAAQRWPIPAGIGGHGGGDAILLMDVFRRDLRLAPDPLGRAAGYKDGLRAVAVGIAANRSLETGQAVLVEDLGLGADLTLHAPDRAGTAAAGRPADATAGAR; encoded by the coding sequence ATGTACGTCGGAGCGGTGACGGGCGACCACGCCGACGTCGCCGAGCTCGTCGCCTGGTGCGACACCAACCCCGGGCGCATGGACCACTACGACCGCGAGGTCGGCGCCGCGCTCGGCCTCGACGGCCCCGCCGGGCTGCCGCAGCACGGGCCCGACGACCTCGAGCGCATGGTCGACGAGGAGCGTGTCGACGTCGTCGTCGTCACCACCCCCGACGCCACCCACGCCGCGCTCGTGGCGCGCGCCCTCGACGCCGGCGCCGACGTCGTCGTCGAGAAGCCCCTGACCACCACCGTCGAGGGCTGCCGCACCATCGTCGAGGCCGTCGAGCGCACCGGCCGCGACCTCGTCATGACGTTCAACTACCGGTACGCCCCCCGCAACTCCACGCTGCGCGAGGTCATCGCGTCCGGCACGATCGGCACGGTCACCTCCGTGCACTTCGAGTGGGCGCTCGACACCGTGCACGGCGCCGACTACTTCCGCCGCTGGCACCGCGAGAAGCGCACCTCCGGCGGCCTGCTCGTGCACAAGTCCAGCCACCACTTCGACCTCGTCAACTGGTGGCTGCACGACGTGCCCGCCCGCGTGTACGCCTCGGGCGGGCTGCGGTTCTACGGCGACACCAACGCCGCCGCCCGCGGCATGGGCCCCCGGCCCGAGCGCGGCACCGGCACCGTCGGCGACCCGTGGACCCTCGACCTCACGCGCGACCCCCGGCTGCGCTCGCTCTACCTCGACGCCGAGCACCACGACGGCTACCGGCGCGACCAGGACGTGTTCGCCCCCGGCATCACCATCGAGGACAACCTCTCCCTCGTCGTCGACTACCGCGGCGGGGCGACCCTCACCTACTCCCTCAACGCGCACAGCCCCTGGGAGGGGTACCGGGTCACGGTCAACGGCACCGAGGGGCGCGCCGAGCTCGAGGTCGTCGAGCGCGGCGCCGTCGTCCTCGACGCCGACGGCCACGCCGTGCTCGACCCGTCGGCCACCCCCGACGCCGCGGCGGCCGCCGCGCTCGCGGGCTCCGTGCGCGCCGAGGGCGACCGCCTCGTGGTCCAGCGCCACTGGGAGGCCGCGCAGCGCTGGCCCATCCCCGCCGGGATCGGCGGGCACGGCGGCGGCGACGCGATCCTGCTCATGGACGTGTTCCGCCGCGACCTGCGGCTCGCGCCCGACCCCCTCGGCCGCGCCGCGGGGTACAAGGACGGGCTGCGGGCCGTCGCCGTCGGCATCGCCGCCAACCGCTCGCTGGAGACCGGCCAGGCCGTGCTCGTCGAGGACCTCGGGCTCGGTGCCGACCTGACCCTCCACGCGCCGGACCGCGCGGGGACCGCCGCCGCGGGTCGCCCGGCCGACGCGACGGCGGGTGCCCGGTGA
- a CDS encoding PmoA family protein, which produces MTPGGGHATRRPRLDPRPAARALHDVGRGVDVEHDGTTLLRYVYVPDDVQLESPRPYLHPLRTRRGDVVTALRPHDHVWHKGVAWSLPVVGDENFWGGPTYVRDQGYVQLDNDGSMDHQAIVRLDVTSGPDAERVDLVHILAWHTQDGEHVVDEERALAAVVPADRDDVWFLLFDTSMTNVSDRALPLGSPTTRGRENAGYGGLFWRGPRDFTGGTLLAPGFAGGEEVRGTRAPWMGFTGSHDGSGRQSTVVVVDGATNPSHPPQWFARTEWFAGVNPAPFFSEEVPFDTGATLRFRYALVVAEGPADADGAAALAARGRALLDG; this is translated from the coding sequence GTGACGCCCGGGGGCGGGCACGCCACGCGCCGTCCGCGCCTCGACCCCCGCCCGGCGGCCCGCGCGCTGCACGACGTGGGCCGCGGCGTCGACGTCGAGCACGACGGCACCACCCTGCTGCGGTACGTCTACGTGCCCGACGACGTGCAGCTGGAGTCCCCGCGGCCCTACCTGCACCCGCTGCGCACCCGCCGCGGCGACGTCGTCACCGCGCTGCGCCCGCACGACCACGTGTGGCACAAGGGCGTCGCCTGGTCGCTGCCCGTGGTCGGCGACGAGAACTTCTGGGGCGGGCCCACGTACGTGCGCGACCAGGGCTACGTCCAGCTCGACAACGACGGGTCGATGGACCACCAGGCGATCGTGCGCCTCGACGTCACCAGCGGCCCCGACGCCGAGCGCGTGGACCTCGTGCACATCCTCGCCTGGCACACCCAGGACGGCGAGCACGTCGTCGACGAGGAGCGCGCCCTGGCCGCCGTCGTGCCCGCCGACCGCGACGACGTGTGGTTCCTGCTCTTCGACACGTCCATGACCAACGTCAGCGACAGGGCGCTGCCGCTCGGCTCGCCCACCACCCGCGGGCGGGAGAACGCCGGGTACGGCGGGCTGTTCTGGCGCGGGCCGCGCGACTTCACCGGCGGCACCCTGCTGGCCCCCGGGTTCGCCGGCGGCGAGGAGGTGCGCGGCACGCGCGCGCCGTGGATGGGCTTCACCGGGTCGCACGACGGCAGCGGCCGGCAGTCGACGGTCGTCGTCGTCGACGGTGCGACCAACCCCTCGCACCCGCCGCAGTGGTTCGCCCGCACCGAGTGGTTCGCCGGGGTCAACCCTGCGCCCTTCTTCAGCGAGGAGGTGCCGTTCGACACCGGGGCGACCCTGCGGTTCCGGTACGCCCTCGTGGTCGCCGAGGGCCCGGCCGACGCCGACGGGGCCGCGGCGCTCGCGGCCCGGGGCCGGGCGCTGCTCGACGGCTGA
- a CDS encoding PrsW family intramembrane metalloprotease → MTTPHADAHPSAAWGTAPAAAPGPVGAGAVPTSWPGGARRTSAWTDVVTVLGLTAVGLAALAGLGVVLLEVGMGPGTVGLLLALVPLALVLAGVRWLDTWEPEPRGALLFGLLWGAGVAVLLAVTVNDLTMWFVAHATGDPDAAYRTTALVSAPVVEEIGKGLGVLVIYLARRRYFDGVVDGIVYAGVVAAGFAFTENVLYFGQAGELLPQTFAMRGLATPFAHLLFTACTGAAIGWAARSRSRGAVLWATPLGLVAAMALHSAWNATALLAGPAFLALYLVVQVPVFVGVVALAFGLRRRERDIIAGRLDEYGRAGWFAPHEVQMLTSIRLRTQARRWAARTGGAAAGAAMHAFQRDATTLALRRQIALTGRADLRTYATTERDLLGSVVAHRHRVLTTVGG, encoded by the coding sequence GTGACGACCCCGCACGCCGACGCGCACCCCTCCGCCGCGTGGGGCACCGCCCCTGCGGCAGCACCGGGACCGGTGGGTGCCGGTGCGGTGCCGACGTCGTGGCCGGGCGGGGCGCGGCGCACGAGCGCGTGGACCGACGTGGTGACGGTGCTGGGTCTGACGGCCGTGGGCCTCGCTGCCCTGGCGGGGCTCGGCGTGGTGCTGCTCGAGGTCGGGATGGGCCCGGGCACGGTGGGGCTGCTCCTGGCGCTCGTGCCGCTGGCCCTGGTGCTCGCCGGCGTGCGGTGGCTCGACACGTGGGAGCCCGAGCCGCGCGGCGCCCTGCTGTTCGGGCTGCTGTGGGGCGCGGGCGTCGCCGTGCTGCTCGCGGTGACCGTCAACGACCTGACGATGTGGTTCGTCGCGCACGCGACCGGCGACCCCGACGCGGCCTACCGCACGACCGCGCTGGTCTCGGCACCGGTCGTCGAGGAGATCGGCAAGGGCCTGGGCGTGCTGGTGATCTACCTCGCACGGCGCCGGTACTTCGACGGCGTGGTCGACGGGATCGTCTACGCGGGCGTCGTGGCGGCAGGGTTCGCGTTCACCGAGAACGTCCTGTACTTCGGTCAGGCGGGCGAGCTGCTGCCGCAGACGTTCGCGATGCGCGGCCTGGCGACCCCGTTCGCGCACCTGCTGTTCACCGCGTGCACGGGTGCGGCGATCGGGTGGGCGGCCCGGTCGCGGTCGCGGGGCGCCGTGCTGTGGGCCACGCCGCTCGGGCTCGTGGCCGCGATGGCGCTGCACTCGGCGTGGAACGCGACCGCGCTGCTCGCCGGGCCGGCGTTCCTGGCCCTCTACCTGGTGGTGCAGGTGCCGGTGTTCGTCGGCGTGGTCGCACTGGCGTTCGGGCTGCGCCGGCGCGAGCGCGACATCATCGCCGGACGGCTGGACGAGTACGGGCGGGCCGGCTGGTTCGCGCCGCACGAGGTGCAGATGCTGACGTCGATCCGGCTGCGGACCCAGGCGCGCCGGTGGGCCGCGCGCACCGGCGGTGCGGCGGCGGGCGCGGCCATGCACGCGTTCCAGCGGGACGCGACGACCCTGGCGCTGCGCCGGCAGATCGCGCTGACGGGCCGGGCGGACCTGCGCACGTACGCCACCACCGAGCGCGACCTGCTGGGCTCGGTGGTGGCGCACCGGCACCGAGTGCTGACGACCGTCGGCGGCTGA
- a CDS encoding bifunctional 3'-5' exonuclease/DNA polymerase — MPAFVLLDHDEHARTVTLTDLDDGACVLGTRTVPADGLPAEVARVEAGAAPGPGTSGGAPVRWVWDDTRRRYPPLLAAGVRVERCHDLRLCRTLLRHAVAAGGSALAGQPRAAWEDPPVPEPAHAPSLFDLLDEAPAAPTRQDAHPAGSPVDLLAELRTQLDAVAGSTAPGRLRLLLAAESGGALVAEEMHHDGLPWDPAVHDALLTELLGPRPAAGRPQRLEDLAAQVRDALVAPRLNPDSPPDLLRALRLQGFDLASTSKWEIAALDHPVVAPLLEYKRLSRLLSANGWAWLDAWVHDGRFRPTYVVGGVVTGRWATDGGGALQLPAALRAAARADPGWRLVVADAAQLEPRVLAAMSGDDAMAAAARASDLYQGIADAGIVPTRKDAKYALLGAIYGATTGASAMLMPRLTAAYPRAVALVEEAARAGERGEVVSTWLGRSSPPGAQALLDDLAAARSEGASAQDVREARRRARDRGRFTRNFVVQGTAAEWALCWLASLRRRLHALPGRPHLVYFLHDEVVVHTPQEVADEVADAVRESAAEAGRLLFGDRPVEFALDLAVVGSYADAG, encoded by the coding sequence GTGCCCGCGTTCGTGCTGCTCGACCACGACGAGCACGCGCGCACCGTCACGCTGACCGACCTCGACGACGGCGCCTGCGTGCTCGGCACCCGCACGGTGCCGGCGGACGGGCTCCCGGCCGAGGTCGCGCGCGTCGAGGCGGGCGCCGCACCCGGCCCGGGCACGTCGGGCGGCGCACCGGTGCGCTGGGTCTGGGACGACACGCGGCGGCGCTACCCGCCGCTGCTCGCCGCGGGCGTGCGGGTCGAGCGGTGCCACGACCTGCGGCTGTGCCGGACCCTGCTGCGGCACGCGGTGGCGGCCGGCGGGTCGGCGCTGGCGGGGCAGCCGCGGGCCGCGTGGGAGGACCCGCCCGTCCCGGAACCCGCGCACGCCCCGTCCCTGTTCGACCTGCTGGACGAGGCGCCTGCCGCACCGACCCGCCAGGACGCGCACCCGGCGGGCTCCCCCGTCGACCTGCTCGCCGAGCTGCGCACCCAGCTCGACGCCGTCGCGGGGTCCACGGCGCCCGGACGGCTGCGCCTGCTGCTCGCCGCGGAGTCCGGCGGGGCTCTCGTGGCCGAGGAGATGCACCACGACGGGCTGCCCTGGGACCCGGCGGTGCACGACGCGCTCCTCACCGAGCTGCTGGGGCCGCGGCCGGCGGCGGGCCGGCCGCAGCGGCTGGAGGACCTCGCGGCGCAGGTGCGCGACGCCCTGGTGGCACCGCGGCTGAACCCGGACTCCCCGCCCGACCTGCTGCGCGCACTGCGCCTGCAGGGCTTCGACCTCGCCTCGACCAGCAAGTGGGAGATCGCCGCGCTCGACCACCCCGTGGTCGCACCGCTGCTGGAGTACAAGCGCCTGTCGCGGCTGCTGTCCGCGAACGGGTGGGCGTGGCTCGACGCGTGGGTCCACGACGGCCGGTTCCGGCCCACCTACGTCGTCGGCGGCGTGGTCACCGGCCGGTGGGCCACCGACGGCGGCGGGGCGCTCCAGCTGCCCGCCGCGCTGCGGGCCGCGGCCCGCGCCGACCCGGGCTGGCGCCTCGTCGTCGCCGACGCCGCCCAGCTCGAGCCGCGGGTGCTCGCGGCGATGTCCGGCGACGACGCGATGGCCGCCGCGGCCCGCGCGAGCGACCTGTACCAGGGCATCGCCGACGCGGGCATCGTGCCCACCCGCAAGGACGCCAAGTACGCGCTGCTCGGTGCGATCTACGGCGCGACGACCGGTGCGAGCGCGATGCTCATGCCCCGCCTGACGGCCGCGTACCCGCGGGCGGTCGCCCTCGTCGAGGAGGCCGCGCGCGCCGGCGAGCGCGGGGAGGTGGTCTCGACGTGGCTCGGGCGCTCGTCGCCGCCGGGCGCGCAGGCGCTGCTCGACGACCTCGCCGCCGCCCGGTCCGAGGGCGCCAGCGCGCAGGACGTGCGCGAGGCGCGGCGCCGGGCGCGCGACCGGGGCCGGTTCACCCGCAACTTCGTCGTGCAGGGCACCGCGGCGGAGTGGGCGCTGTGCTGGCTCGCGTCGTTGCGGCGGCGGCTGCACGCGCTGCCGGGGCGCCCGCACCTCGTGTACTTCCTGCACGACGAGGTCGTGGTCCACACGCCGCAGGAGGTCGCGGACGAGGTGGCCGACGCGGTGCGGGAGTCGGCGGCGGAGGCGGGCCGGCTGCTGTTCGGCGACCGGCCCGTGGAGTTCGCGCTGGACCTGGCGGTGGTCGGCTCGTACGCGGACGCGGGATGA
- the gnpA gene encoding 1,3-beta-galactosyl-N-acetylhexosamine phosphorylase, whose protein sequence is MTTTGGFTLPGEAGHEAFTLAMAQRWGADVIRDSDGTQLSDEILGSGHGIYSTLCLIREDNAWAKAHPRLMQQNFLMSRPVTADGDRVEIRLLDGYSTDQFVLNDWDGVEEFWQVHDRTAGTEVPAGRWTLADGVVTVTGTVPGHTYTVNFLVMRVWEEISMYNHVTNDWGDREHLMAVEPRYPEVAEHILDWLDRWCVEHPATTVVRFTSLFYNFAWFWGSDANLPHVYADWGSYDFTVNPVALRAFREETGLTITSEDFVNAGRYTSTHNPPSDVYRRWTAFVGDFVRDLGRRCVDVVHRHGKKAYVFYDDSWIGLEPYSGRFAEMGFDGLIKAVFSGYEARLCAGVDVPVHELRLHPYLFPVDLEGRPTFQPGVEGADPTADLRRYWVTLRRALLRARIDRIGLGGYLSLVEPFADFQDEVAQIAEQHRRILALHRAGGPVTAPVRVGVLTAWGALRSWTCSGHLHENPDLSLLHVLESLAGLGFDVGFHRLDEVAEHGVPAGVDVLVNAGPQGTAWSGGGVWADPRLVAAITTFVRGGGGLLGVEQPSAADVPGRLHRFQLAEVLGVDQDGGDRHVVARRRFVVDPDHPVLAAAGAADDLPPLTGLHVLRDDVRVLAAADGVPVATAAQVGRGRAVYLSGHRHGPASARRLEDALWWASGRERTGLTTSDPGATAVEIGGVVLVSNDTLEPRTVQVLRDGVALATLDLAPAALHELPA, encoded by the coding sequence ATGACGACCACGGGTGGGTTCACGCTGCCGGGCGAGGCGGGCCACGAGGCCTTCACGCTCGCGATGGCGCAGCGGTGGGGCGCGGACGTCATCCGCGACTCCGACGGCACGCAGCTCTCGGACGAGATCCTGGGCTCCGGCCACGGCATCTACTCCACCCTGTGCCTCATCCGGGAGGACAACGCCTGGGCGAAGGCGCACCCGCGGCTCATGCAGCAGAACTTCCTCATGTCCCGCCCCGTCACCGCCGACGGCGACCGCGTCGAGATCCGGCTCCTCGACGGCTACTCCACCGACCAGTTCGTCCTCAACGACTGGGACGGGGTCGAGGAGTTCTGGCAGGTCCACGACCGCACCGCCGGCACCGAGGTCCCCGCCGGGCGGTGGACCCTCGCGGACGGCGTCGTCACCGTCACCGGCACGGTGCCCGGTCACACCTACACCGTGAACTTCCTGGTCATGCGGGTCTGGGAAGAGATCTCGATGTACAACCACGTCACCAACGACTGGGGCGACCGCGAGCACCTCATGGCCGTCGAGCCCCGGTACCCCGAGGTGGCCGAGCACATCCTCGACTGGCTCGACCGGTGGTGCGTCGAGCACCCCGCCACCACCGTGGTGCGGTTCACGTCGCTGTTCTACAACTTCGCGTGGTTCTGGGGCTCGGACGCGAACCTGCCCCACGTGTACGCCGACTGGGGCTCGTACGACTTCACCGTCAACCCCGTGGCGCTGCGCGCGTTCCGCGAGGAGACGGGTCTGACGATCACGTCCGAGGACTTCGTCAACGCGGGGCGCTACACCTCGACGCACAACCCGCCGTCGGACGTCTACCGCCGCTGGACCGCGTTCGTCGGCGACTTCGTCCGCGACCTCGGCCGGCGCTGCGTCGACGTCGTCCACCGGCACGGCAAGAAGGCGTACGTCTTCTACGACGACTCCTGGATCGGCCTCGAGCCCTACTCGGGCCGGTTCGCCGAGATGGGCTTCGACGGGCTCATCAAGGCGGTGTTCTCGGGCTACGAGGCGCGGCTGTGCGCCGGCGTCGACGTGCCCGTCCACGAGCTGCGGCTGCACCCCTACCTGTTCCCCGTCGACCTCGAGGGGCGGCCCACCTTCCAGCCCGGGGTCGAGGGCGCCGACCCGACCGCGGACCTGCGCCGCTACTGGGTCACGCTGCGCCGCGCGCTGCTGCGGGCGCGGATCGACCGGATCGGCCTGGGTGGGTACCTCTCGCTCGTCGAGCCGTTCGCCGACTTCCAGGACGAGGTGGCGCAGATCGCCGAGCAGCACCGGCGGATCCTCGCGCTGCACCGGGCCGGCGGTCCCGTCACGGCGCCCGTGCGCGTCGGCGTGCTCACCGCGTGGGGCGCGCTGCGCTCCTGGACGTGCTCCGGCCACCTGCACGAGAACCCCGACCTGTCGCTCCTGCACGTGCTGGAGTCCCTCGCCGGGCTCGGGTTCGACGTCGGCTTCCACCGGCTCGACGAGGTCGCGGAGCACGGTGTGCCCGCGGGCGTCGACGTCCTCGTCAACGCCGGCCCGCAGGGCACCGCGTGGTCGGGCGGGGGCGTGTGGGCCGACCCGCGCCTGGTCGCCGCGATCACCACCTTCGTGCGCGGCGGGGGTGGGCTGCTGGGCGTCGAGCAGCCCTCGGCCGCCGACGTGCCGGGGCGGCTGCACCGCTTCCAGCTGGCCGAGGTGCTGGGCGTCGACCAGGACGGCGGCGACCGGCACGTGGTCGCCCGCCGCCGGTTCGTGGTCGACCCGGACCACCCCGTCCTCGCCGCGGCGGGTGCGGCCGACGACCTGCCGCCGCTGACCGGGCTGCACGTGCTGCGCGACGACGTCCGCGTGCTCGCGGCCGCCGACGGGGTGCCCGTCGCGACGGCCGCGCAGGTCGGCCGGGGGCGGGCCGTGTACCTGTCCGGGCACCGCCACGGCCCCGCGTCGGCACGCCGCCTGGAGGACGCGCTGTGGTGGGCGTCCGGCCGGGAGCGCACGGGCCTGACGACGTCCGACCCCGGTGCGACCGCCGTCGAGATCGGCGGCGTCGTGCTGGTCAGCAACGACACCCTCGAGCCGCGGACCGTGCAGGTGCTGCGGGACGGGGTCGCCCTGGCCACCCTCGACCTGGCGCCGGCGGCCCTGCACGAGCTGCCTGCCTGA